In Gammaproteobacteria bacterium, one DNA window encodes the following:
- a CDS encoding S9 family peptidase, giving the protein MRRPAENMLRIVPLLLCLVLTSSTRLAPLPAQVATGPLPVETLLSLSSTVGGETPRWAPAGDWILLGGSNLRLIRPEGGAISELPVSTGGSGHFLASAEPRWSPDGQWISYVSDRSGTPEIWLWSPRDGEEMRITGNGGRLIKGYSWSPDGSRIAFAGNRHGQYDVWTVVVASGEARRLTDGPELEVYPTWSPDSRFVLFVRLDDQWMDHTIVEVPADGGEERVIVEDKDFFDYGEGGTFGYPLISPDGSTVVFPSYRSGWINYWSVPRSGGEARPFAAAEGDQTDGVWSPDGGSFAYVENHGGTYQLRTVAVHGGESRVVARPVSGVIGSPQWSPDGNHISYTLETPTRPGDLVVHALDSGKESWLTDSMPVEGIESRLVMPTKVEFQSGDGLIIPSYLYRPPEGSGDDGGRHPAIVWTHGGPTSQWEDSFERSIQYFAQRGYVVLLPNVRGSSGYGRDFEEANDGCWGKCDFSDAVAAAEYLRTLPYVHPERIGTTGTSYGGFMSCAAVSFGGEIFQAVIAASGYCDRVTFFEDGEFRHLQQLRKEMGRLDEHRDRYLANSPYYHIADAQVPVFVLHGEGRYPGSPQMTEFFRELQRLYKPARYKAYPGENFYVRGFDNTRQMLADMQAFFDFYLLGNDTELPGVGYLEELEGVSY; this is encoded by the coding sequence ATGCGACGACCCGCCGAGAACATGCTGAGAATCGTCCCGCTCCTGCTATGCCTCGTCCTGACATCTTCGACGCGGCTGGCGCCGTTGCCGGCCCAGGTCGCGACCGGCCCGCTTCCGGTGGAGACCCTCCTGTCCCTCTCGTCCACGGTAGGCGGCGAGACCCCGCGCTGGGCCCCCGCCGGCGACTGGATCCTCCTGGGTGGCTCGAACTTGCGCCTGATTCGTCCCGAAGGCGGCGCCATCAGCGAACTTCCGGTCTCAACGGGGGGCAGCGGTCACTTTCTGGCCTCCGCGGAGCCACGCTGGTCGCCGGACGGCCAATGGATCTCCTACGTGTCGGACAGGAGCGGCACACCGGAGATCTGGCTCTGGTCCCCGCGGGACGGCGAAGAGATGCGCATCACGGGCAACGGCGGCCGGCTGATCAAGGGCTATTCCTGGTCGCCGGACGGAAGTCGGATCGCATTTGCCGGAAACCGCCACGGACAATATGACGTGTGGACGGTGGTAGTCGCCTCCGGCGAGGCGCGGCGACTGACGGATGGCCCCGAACTGGAGGTCTACCCGACCTGGAGCCCCGATTCGCGCTTTGTCCTCTTCGTGAGACTCGATGACCAGTGGATGGACCACACCATCGTCGAGGTTCCTGCCGACGGAGGTGAGGAAAGGGTGATCGTCGAGGACAAGGACTTCTTCGACTACGGGGAAGGAGGGACGTTCGGCTATCCGCTGATCTCGCCGGATGGATCCACGGTGGTGTTCCCGTCCTACCGCTCCGGATGGATCAACTACTGGAGCGTCCCCCGCTCGGGAGGCGAAGCCCGGCCGTTCGCTGCGGCCGAAGGTGACCAGACTGACGGCGTTTGGTCGCCGGACGGCGGCTCGTTCGCGTACGTCGAGAACCACGGCGGCACCTATCAGCTCCGGACCGTGGCCGTGCATGGCGGTGAGTCCCGCGTCGTCGCCCGTCCCGTATCCGGAGTCATCGGCTCGCCCCAGTGGTCGCCGGACGGCAACCACATCTCCTACACGCTCGAGACGCCGACCCGCCCCGGCGATCTGGTCGTGCACGCGCTCGATTCGGGGAAGGAATCCTGGCTGACCGATTCGATGCCGGTCGAGGGGATCGAGAGCCGGCTGGTCATGCCCACGAAGGTCGAGTTCCAGAGCGGGGACGGGCTCATCATCCCCTCCTATCTCTACCGGCCACCCGAGGGGTCTGGCGATGACGGGGGCCGCCATCCCGCGATCGTGTGGACCCACGGCGGACCCACGTCCCAGTGGGAGGACAGCTTCGAGCGCTCGATCCAGTACTTTGCGCAGCGCGGATACGTCGTCCTGCTCCCCAACGTGCGGGGCAGCTCCGGCTACGGACGCGACTTCGAGGAGGCCAACGACGGCTGCTGGGGGAAGTGCGATTTCTCGGATGCGGTGGCGGCCGCCGAGTATCTCCGAACCCTGCCCTACGTCCACCCGGAGCGCATCGGCACGACGGGCACCAGCTACGGCGGCTTCATGTCGTGCGCAGCGGTGAGCTTCGGCGGCGAGATCTTCCAGGCCGTGATCGCGGCGTCCGGCTACTGCGACCGCGTCACCTTCTTCGAGGACGGCGAGTTCCGCCACCTGCAGCAGCTGCGCAAGGAGATGGGGCGGCTCGACGAGCACCGGGACCGCTATCTGGCGAACTCCCCCTACTACCACATCGCCGATGCCCAGGTACCCGTCTTCGTGCTCCACGGCGAGGGACGCTACCCCGGCTCACCCCAGATGACCGAGTTCTTCCGCGAACTGCAGCGCCTCTACAAGCCAGCCCGCTACAAGGCCTATCCCGGCGAGAACTTCTACGTCCGGGGCTTCGACAACACGAGGCAGATGCTCGCCGACATGCAGGCTTTCTTCGACTTCTACCTGCTCGGGAACGACACCGAGCTGCCCGGCGTCGGCTACCTGGAGGAGCTGGAAGGGGTGAGCTACTGA
- a CDS encoding DUF393 domain-containing protein produces the protein MIPRTSAGYTVIYDGDCAVCLRFIDYLRRRDPAGTIEIVAYQEDGVPARFPWIDPARFEDALQLVAPGSAPRDTWEGARAIEELLRVLPSGPRLSWVFRLPLARPLFAWGYRNFARNRRRFGCGKHCSLETARD, from the coding sequence ATGATCCCGCGCACGTCCGCCGGCTACACCGTCATCTACGATGGCGACTGTGCCGTCTGCCTGCGCTTCATCGACTACCTGCGGCGCCGCGATCCGGCGGGAACGATCGAGATCGTCGCGTATCAGGAAGACGGCGTACCGGCCCGCTTCCCGTGGATCGACCCGGCCCGCTTCGAGGACGCGTTGCAGCTAGTGGCGCCGGGCTCGGCTCCCCGCGACACCTGGGAGGGCGCACGGGCCATCGAGGAGCTGCTGCGGGTACTCCCAAGCGGTCCAAGGCTGAGCTGGGTTTTCCGCCTCCCCCTCGCACGCCCCCTCTTCGCCTGGGGCTACCGCAACTTCGCCCGCAACCGCCGCCGCTTCGGCTGCGGGAAGCACTGTTCGCTGGAGACTGCCCGCGACTGA
- the murB gene encoding UDP-N-acetylmuramate dehydrogenase, with product MDTAEFCRELERRLGPGRIERDVPLGPMTTFKIGGPADLFVRARTADELADAIMAVRELGIPHFLLGRGANILVGDGGFRGLVIRSDVGGIDFLDDVRVRAGAGVDSFPDLIHATVRRGLGGLHHFVGIPSTIGGAMWQNLHFLAPERDRTVFLEEVVESAEILTEEGERRCVDLDYFRFGYDYSILHERDDVVLTATFRLEPTPARELRRVIRENLRWRDDRHPDLWLYPCAGSIFQKIEGIGAGRLIDECGLKGHSHGNAQIFHRHANIIVNLGGASSAEVRALINLSQETVARETGYELVPEIVFVGEF from the coding sequence GTGGATACGGCGGAATTCTGTCGCGAACTCGAACGGCGCCTCGGGCCGGGCCGGATCGAGCGCGACGTGCCGCTCGGCCCCATGACGACGTTCAAGATCGGCGGACCGGCGGACCTGTTCGTGCGGGCGCGCACTGCCGACGAGTTGGCGGACGCCATCATGGCGGTACGGGAACTCGGCATCCCGCACTTCCTGCTGGGCCGGGGCGCGAACATTCTCGTCGGGGACGGCGGCTTCCGCGGCCTGGTGATCCGCTCGGACGTGGGCGGAATCGATTTTCTCGATGACGTGCGCGTGCGCGCCGGCGCCGGCGTGGACAGCTTCCCCGACCTCATTCACGCTACGGTGCGGCGCGGACTCGGGGGACTCCACCACTTCGTCGGCATCCCGAGCACCATCGGCGGGGCCATGTGGCAGAACCTGCACTTCCTCGCCCCGGAGCGGGATCGGACGGTCTTTCTCGAGGAGGTGGTGGAATCCGCGGAGATTCTCACCGAGGAGGGAGAGCGCAGGTGCGTCGATCTGGACTACTTCCGGTTCGGCTACGACTACAGCATCCTGCACGAGCGCGACGACGTTGTCCTCACCGCCACCTTCCGCCTCGAACCCACTCCCGCGCGCGAGTTGCGGCGGGTGATCCGCGAGAACCTGCGCTGGCGCGACGACCGCCATCCCGACCTGTGGCTGTATCCGTGCGCGGGGTCGATCTTCCAGAAGATCGAGGGCATCGGCGCGGGCCGGCTCATCGACGAGTGCGGGCTCAAGGGTCACTCCCACGGCAACGCCCAGATCTTCCACCGGCACGCGAACATCATCGTGAACCTGGGTGGGGCGTCGTCCGCCGAAGTGCGTGCGCTCATCAACCTGTCGCAGGAGACGGTTGCGCGCGAGACCGGTTACGAACTCGTCCCGGAGATCGTGTTCGTGGGAGAGTTCTGA
- a CDS encoding PQQ-binding-like beta-propeller repeat protein, which produces MRTSRTKSTGTDLHRNGMALAACFVTTASFLASSCTDADLGGNDGSGENPDRDPPPSAEWTYYGGQNSFNRYSPLTQISAENVASLEVAWQRPGVDASLQEEFPELAFNNYLRGTPILVDGTLYAPNAVGLVEAFDPGTGKTRWVQQAASLEEARGRSFRGVAYWSGDGAEDLASDNGNAGGRIISVRGSWLHALDAGTGKPVASFGDGGSVNLVPEGRDRFSWSSGPIVVGDIIVIAGTVDGAGDSGTEWRDSEPEDIRGYDARTGELAWTFHVIPQEGEFGADTWGDGSRELSGDVGSWCCLSADDELGIVYVPLGAPTSAYYGGHRPGDNLFSNSLVALDAATGERLWHFQMVHHDIWEYDTLGPPVLGRINVDGRAIDAVMQASKTGFLFTFDRRTGEPVWSIEEREVPQSKVPGEATSPTQPFPSKPPPFDRQGVSGKDLIDFTPEIHRRALALADSLVLGPLFTPPMEEGSIEGKIGTYVVPGAWGAGNWHTGAFDPETGTYYAVSLTLPNVWRLSRTDEPGEMEFGTQGGWPSAEIDGLPIVKPPWGRITAIDMNRGEHLWMAPNGDAPNDHPLLEGLDLPPLGNANRPAPLLTATLLFIGEGSDAVIGTPDTHWGTEFRAYDKATGKVVWEMDLPSGTTGGPMTYMHEGRQYIVVAVGGSESPAEYVALALP; this is translated from the coding sequence ATGCGCACGAGTCGAACGAAGAGCACGGGAACAGACCTGCACCGCAACGGGATGGCGCTCGCAGCCTGCTTCGTCACGACGGCCTCTTTCCTGGCTTCTTCTTGCACGGACGCCGATCTCGGAGGGAATGACGGTTCCGGAGAGAATCCCGACCGCGATCCTCCACCCAGCGCCGAGTGGACCTACTACGGCGGCCAGAACTCCTTCAACCGCTACTCGCCGCTCACTCAGATCAGCGCGGAGAACGTCGCGTCGCTCGAAGTCGCATGGCAACGCCCCGGCGTCGATGCGAGCCTGCAGGAAGAGTTCCCCGAGCTCGCGTTCAACAACTACCTGCGCGGGACCCCGATTCTGGTCGACGGGACGCTGTACGCGCCCAATGCGGTGGGTCTCGTGGAGGCCTTCGACCCCGGGACGGGGAAGACCCGCTGGGTCCAGCAAGCCGCCTCGTTGGAGGAGGCGCGCGGACGCAGCTTCCGTGGCGTCGCCTATTGGAGCGGAGACGGTGCCGAGGACCTCGCCTCCGACAACGGCAACGCCGGCGGGCGCATCATCTCCGTGCGCGGATCCTGGCTGCACGCGCTCGACGCCGGGACCGGGAAGCCCGTGGCGTCGTTCGGCGACGGCGGCAGCGTGAACCTCGTGCCCGAGGGCCGCGACCGGTTCAGCTGGAGTTCGGGACCCATCGTCGTCGGCGACATCATCGTCATCGCGGGCACCGTCGACGGCGCCGGGGACTCGGGCACGGAGTGGCGCGACAGCGAGCCCGAGGACATCCGCGGATACGATGCCCGCACGGGCGAGCTTGCGTGGACCTTCCACGTCATCCCCCAGGAGGGAGAATTCGGCGCGGACACCTGGGGCGACGGCTCGCGCGAGCTGTCCGGAGACGTGGGCTCGTGGTGCTGCCTGAGCGCCGACGACGAACTGGGCATCGTCTACGTTCCTCTCGGCGCCCCGACCTCCGCCTACTACGGGGGGCACCGGCCCGGCGACAATCTCTTCTCGAACAGCCTCGTGGCGCTCGACGCCGCGACGGGCGAGCGCCTCTGGCACTTCCAGATGGTGCACCACGACATCTGGGAGTACGATACCCTCGGCCCGCCCGTCCTGGGACGGATCAACGTGGACGGGCGAGCGATCGATGCGGTGATGCAGGCGAGCAAGACCGGCTTCCTCTTCACCTTCGACCGCCGCACGGGTGAACCGGTGTGGTCCATCGAAGAGAGGGAAGTGCCACAGTCGAAGGTCCCCGGCGAGGCGACCTCCCCGACCCAGCCCTTCCCGAGCAAGCCGCCGCCGTTCGACCGGCAGGGCGTCTCCGGGAAGGACCTGATCGACTTCACCCCCGAGATCCACAGGCGGGCTCTCGCGCTGGCGGATTCACTGGTGCTGGGCCCGCTCTTCACACCGCCGATGGAAGAAGGCTCGATCGAAGGGAAGATCGGCACCTACGTCGTCCCGGGAGCGTGGGGCGCGGGCAACTGGCACACCGGCGCGTTCGATCCGGAGACGGGCACCTACTACGCCGTCTCCCTCACGCTGCCTAACGTCTGGCGCCTGTCCAGGACGGATGAACCGGGCGAGATGGAGTTCGGCACGCAGGGAGGGTGGCCGAGCGCCGAGATCGACGGCCTGCCCATCGTCAAGCCGCCGTGGGGACGGATCACGGCCATCGACATGAACCGGGGCGAGCACCTCTGGATGGCACCCAACGGCGACGCCCCCAACGATCATCCCCTGCTCGAGGGCCTGGATCTGCCGCCGCTCGGGAACGCGAACCGGCCGGCGCCGCTGCTCACGGCCACGCTGCTCTTCATCGGGGAGGGAAGCGACGCCGTCATCGGCACCCCCGATACTCACTGGGGAACCGAGTTCCGGGCCTACGACAAGGCGACGGGCAAGGTCGTGTGGGAGATGGACCTCCCGTCGGGCACCACCGGCGGCCCCATGACCTACATGCACGAGGGCAGGCAGTACATCGTGGTCGCCGTCGGCGGCAGCGAGAGCCCCGCGGAGTACGTAGCGCTGGCCCTGCCGTAG
- a CDS encoding phospholipase translates to MTDTSILPHHIRVTRTARYYTLGGRGDRVDEVWFAFHGYRQAARRFARRFEVLDAPGRIVVVPEGLSRFYVDPSPGRHGPEHRVGASWMTREDRDNEIADYVAYLDALAGEVGATAASAARRRVVLGFSQGAHTASRWVVLGHRNVHELVLWGAGLATDLTRDALAAGLEAVQVTFVRGARDQFRDRREEEAQEAILKELGVSFRVLVHPGEHEIAPEPLLAVAEAEVLEG, encoded by the coding sequence ATGACCGACACCTCCATCCTGCCGCACCACATCCGGGTCACGCGCACGGCCCGCTACTACACGCTAGGAGGCCGGGGCGACCGGGTCGACGAGGTGTGGTTCGCGTTTCACGGCTACCGGCAGGCGGCCCGCCGCTTCGCGCGGCGCTTCGAGGTGCTGGATGCTCCAGGGCGCATCGTTGTGGTGCCCGAAGGGCTGTCGCGCTTCTACGTGGATCCGAGTCCGGGGAGGCACGGGCCGGAGCACCGCGTGGGGGCGAGCTGGATGACGCGCGAGGACCGGGACAACGAGATCGCGGACTACGTGGCGTACCTGGATGCGCTCGCGGGCGAGGTGGGCGCCACGGCCGCCTCGGCGGCCCGCCGCAGGGTCGTGCTCGGCTTCTCGCAGGGGGCGCACACTGCGTCCCGATGGGTGGTGCTGGGGCACAGGAACGTGCACGAGCTGGTGCTCTGGGGCGCCGGCCTCGCCACCGACCTGACCCGGGATGCCCTGGCGGCCGGGCTGGAGGCCGTGCAGGTCACGTTCGTGCGGGGCGCGCGCGACCAGTTCCGTGACAGACGGGAGGAGGAGGCTCAGGAAGCGATATTGAAGGAGCTGGGTGTGTCCTTCCGCGTGCTGGTTCATCCGGGCGAGCACGAGATCGCGCCCGAGCCGCTTCTGGCTGTCGCCGAAGCTGAAGTGCTCGAAGGCTGA
- a CDS encoding PIN domain-containing protein: MRPAVIVDTGPIVALLDADETHHRWAREQFESLAPPLLTSESVLSEACFLLRRIGVDAGLPIALLRRGVLRVVDVLGTADDADAVTALMRRYANVPMSLADACLVRILERTENGSIMTLDSDFHVYRQARRRTIRVLFPET; the protein is encoded by the coding sequence ATGCGGCCGGCCGTAATCGTTGACACCGGGCCCATCGTGGCTCTGCTCGACGCCGACGAAACACATCACCGGTGGGCGCGCGAGCAGTTCGAGTCGCTCGCGCCTCCGTTGCTCACGTCCGAGTCGGTGTTGTCCGAGGCGTGCTTCCTGCTCCGGCGCATTGGCGTTGATGCAGGCCTGCCCATTGCGCTTCTCCGTCGCGGCGTATTGAGGGTGGTCGACGTTCTCGGAACGGCGGACGATGCCGACGCCGTGACCGCGCTGATGCGTCGGTACGCCAACGTGCCGATGTCTCTTGCCGACGCGTGCCTCGTGCGCATCCTCGAGCGGACCGAAAACGGTTCCATCATGACGCTGGATTCCGACTTCCACGTCTACCGCCAAGCTCGGCGAAGGACCATTCGGGTGCTGTTTCCAGAGACCTGA
- a CDS encoding ribbon-helix-helix domain-containing protein has product MSYYDLGMSALSVKLPHDLYASLSSEARRRNLTRSALVREILADALARDAEGQPPSCAELAGDLVGAFRSGRNDLATNKELLREATLADAAGRNR; this is encoded by the coding sequence ATGTCGTATTACGATCTCGGCATGAGCGCCCTCTCCGTCAAGCTGCCCCACGACCTGTACGCGTCGCTCTCCAGTGAGGCGCGACGTCGCAACCTGACCCGCTCTGCGCTGGTGCGCGAAATCCTCGCCGACGCTCTGGCTCGGGATGCGGAGGGACAGCCGCCCAGCTGTGCCGAGCTCGCCGGCGATCTCGTCGGGGCGTTCCGAAGCGGCCGTAACGACCTGGCGACCAACAAGGAGTTGCTGCGGGAGGCGACGCTCGCGGATGCGGCCGGCCGTAATCGTTGA
- a CDS encoding LON peptidase substrate-binding domain-containing protein — MRRLPLFPLDVVLFPGELLPLHIFEPRYRRMVARCLETDHRFGLIYHDSDRLGPFLMEEGRVGALAAIERHHGLEDGRSVILVKGMGRFAIHDGLESGEPYYEAVVAEYDDEPGPRKLTARRQASIDLFRAAVSARQRRSSASPDFDANNEVSFRLAVFVQVDPEWRQDLLEMRKEEARLGRLDEIFEQVIARSAPEAEE; from the coding sequence GTGAGGCGCCTGCCCCTCTTCCCGCTCGACGTCGTCCTCTTCCCCGGAGAGCTGCTCCCCCTCCACATCTTCGAGCCCCGCTACCGCCGCATGGTGGCGCGCTGCCTCGAGACCGACCATCGCTTCGGGCTCATCTATCACGACTCCGACCGCCTCGGCCCCTTTCTCATGGAGGAGGGGCGCGTGGGCGCGCTGGCGGCAATAGAACGGCATCACGGGCTCGAGGACGGCCGCTCCGTCATCCTGGTGAAGGGCATGGGCCGGTTCGCGATTCACGATGGGCTCGAGTCCGGCGAGCCGTACTACGAGGCCGTCGTCGCGGAGTACGACGACGAGCCCGGCCCGCGAAAGCTGACGGCGCGGCGACAGGCATCCATCGATCTCTTCCGCGCCGCCGTCTCCGCCCGGCAGCGCCGGTCCTCCGCGTCTCCGGATTTCGATGCGAACAACGAAGTGTCGTTTCGGTTGGCCGTGTTCGTGCAGGTGGACCCCGAGTGGCGGCAGGATCTCCTGGAGATGCGCAAAGAGGAAGCCCGCCTGGGGCGACTCGACGAGATCTTCGAGCAGGTGATCGCGCGCAGCGCGCCGGAGGCGGAGGAATGA